One Deltaproteobacteria bacterium genomic window carries:
- a CDS encoding glycoside hydrolase family 1 protein produces MIERTLEFPSDFVWGSATAAHQVEGDNRHNDWWAHELAPDTNAIEPSGLACDHYRRFADDFRLFKSLGHTAHRLSIEWSRIEPSEGQVNRAEIAHYRQVLTKLRELQLEPWVTLHHFTLPVWFARRGGFSKVANLDAFRRFAELCAREYGDLVSHWCTINEPTVHAELGYRWGYFPPRLQDHALSATVLCNLFRAHTQVCEVVKAHAKLTPRIGITLAVQAHEPLRVDSAADRALAARRDAESTGACYDALRTGVFRYPDRADEPIPGLQASSSFVGVQYYSRARYDAETGGPAPADFVNRTITQMAWEVYPEGFPPLLLRAAATCLPVYVTENGVCLDDDRQRVDYIADHLAAVDHARRDGADIRGYFYWSAMDNFEWNFGYGPKFGLIDVDRDTLARRPRQSAHFFAEIARSGRVTPEVVKRFMK; encoded by the coding sequence ATGATCGAACGTACGCTGGAGTTTCCGTCCGACTTCGTCTGGGGTAGCGCGACTGCCGCGCATCAGGTCGAGGGCGACAACCGCCACAACGATTGGTGGGCGCATGAGCTGGCGCCGGACACCAACGCGATCGAGCCGTCGGGCCTTGCGTGCGATCACTACCGTCGCTTCGCGGACGACTTTCGGCTGTTCAAATCGCTCGGGCACACGGCGCACCGGCTGTCGATCGAGTGGAGTCGTATCGAGCCGAGCGAAGGCCAGGTCAATCGCGCCGAGATCGCGCACTACCGCCAAGTCCTCACTAAGTTGCGCGAGCTGCAGCTCGAGCCGTGGGTGACGTTGCATCACTTCACGCTGCCGGTGTGGTTCGCCCGGCGCGGCGGTTTTTCGAAAGTCGCGAACCTCGATGCCTTCCGCCGTTTCGCCGAGCTGTGCGCGCGCGAGTACGGCGACCTGGTCAGCCACTGGTGTACGATCAACGAGCCGACGGTCCACGCCGAGCTCGGCTACCGCTGGGGTTACTTCCCGCCGCGGCTGCAAGACCACGCGCTCTCGGCGACCGTGCTCTGCAATCTGTTTCGGGCCCACACCCAGGTCTGCGAGGTGGTGAAGGCGCACGCGAAGTTGACGCCACGGATCGGCATCACGCTGGCAGTGCAGGCGCACGAACCTTTGCGCGTTGATTCGGCGGCCGACCGCGCGCTCGCCGCTCGCCGCGACGCCGAATCGACCGGAGCCTGCTACGACGCGTTGCGCACCGGTGTGTTTCGCTACCCCGACCGTGCCGATGAACCGATCCCCGGCTTGCAGGCGTCGTCCTCGTTCGTCGGCGTGCAGTACTACTCGCGCGCGCGATACGATGCGGAAACCGGCGGTCCCGCGCCGGCCGACTTCGTCAACCGCACGATCACGCAGATGGCGTGGGAAGTGTACCCCGAAGGCTTCCCTCCCCTGCTGCTGCGCGCGGCGGCCACCTGTCTGCCCGTCTACGTGACCGAGAACGGCGTCTGCCTCGACGACGACCGGCAGCGCGTTGACTACATCGCCGATCATTTGGCCGCGGTCGATCACGCGCGCCGCGACGGCGCCGACATCCGCGGCTACTTCTACTGGTCGGCGATGGACAACTTCGAATGGAACTTCGGCTACGGTCCGAAGTTCGGTCTCATCGACGTCGATCGAGACACTCTCGCCCGTCGCCCGCGCCAGAGCGCACACTTCTTCGCCGAGATCGCACGCAGCGGCCGCGTGACGCCCGAGGTGGTGAAGCGGTTCATGAAGTGA
- a CDS encoding HAMP domain-containing histidine kinase, whose protein sequence is MRLATKSTVILITAYFLMLAALALWMEYQLRAVASALMEGTARLVGSEIAVAMSESARAQLLQGDPASRWRLTQLIADLSQRSDVVAAITVADENGLVVVSDDLEIGQQLALPDFIFHGNAGAQFISSDAPLGGGQYHLFVPLLREDHIVGYLRLSLNSVRMAGLYRRVRHQIVVAAFAGLVCIGALGMVVHAQLSRRGAALARTVEATVRGEAVPEATRGDEFSKVIEAAGKLGREMSATRERSSQAQRRINVLADFMDVGVLLLGPDTALEFANTVARRLLSGTANGDLEPRWGDLKPVLEEALAKWRAGAMPTHPVDLDVPTTGGLKRLRFELHRAGEDDREEYLVLVKDCDLLEAFETDLRLATQMRGLARIYGALAHELKAPLGAMALNIELLNDALKLDDGTERDLAERRRRYATVLQSELARLNRSLIAVLDQTTSLGEAQERFDLRDLIRDVEALLTPQAKHQRITLAVELPDTEFALTGHRDRLKQALLNIATNAFEAMPEGGRLEMTLAAQNGRATIAVRDTGPGIQPEVLATMYTMYVTTKRGGTGIGLYVARSVVEAHGGEIRVDSQLSQGTCFSICLPLSAVEV, encoded by the coding sequence ATGCGACTTGCGACAAAGAGTACGGTCATCCTAATCACGGCGTATTTCCTGATGCTCGCCGCGCTCGCCCTATGGATGGAATACCAGTTGCGGGCGGTTGCGAGCGCGCTCATGGAAGGCACCGCTCGTTTAGTTGGCAGCGAGATCGCGGTCGCGATGTCGGAGTCGGCGCGGGCGCAGCTGCTTCAGGGCGATCCTGCGAGTCGTTGGCGGCTGACGCAACTCATTGCGGATCTCAGTCAACGATCCGATGTAGTGGCGGCGATCACCGTGGCCGACGAGAACGGCCTGGTCGTGGTGAGCGATGACCTGGAGATCGGGCAGCAGCTGGCGCTCCCCGATTTCATCTTTCACGGGAACGCGGGGGCGCAGTTCATCAGCTCGGACGCCCCGTTGGGCGGGGGACAGTACCACCTGTTCGTGCCGCTGCTGCGCGAGGATCACATCGTCGGTTACCTGCGTCTGTCGCTGAACAGCGTCCGCATGGCTGGTCTGTATCGCCGAGTCCGACACCAGATCGTAGTGGCGGCATTCGCGGGTTTAGTCTGCATTGGGGCGCTGGGCATGGTGGTTCACGCTCAGCTCTCGCGGCGCGGCGCCGCGTTGGCGCGAACCGTGGAGGCCACCGTGCGCGGGGAGGCGGTACCCGAAGCCACTCGCGGCGACGAGTTCTCGAAAGTGATCGAGGCCGCGGGCAAGCTGGGGCGGGAGATGAGCGCAACCCGCGAGCGCAGCTCGCAAGCGCAGCGTCGAATCAACGTACTCGCCGACTTTATGGACGTTGGCGTGCTGCTGCTCGGGCCTGACACCGCCTTGGAGTTCGCCAACACGGTGGCGCGCCGCCTCTTGAGCGGGACGGCGAACGGTGATCTCGAGCCCCGCTGGGGAGACCTCAAGCCCGTGCTCGAAGAGGCGCTGGCCAAATGGCGCGCCGGGGCGATGCCGACCCACCCCGTCGATCTCGACGTCCCCACGACTGGCGGTTTGAAGCGCCTGCGTTTTGAGCTGCATCGTGCCGGCGAAGACGATCGGGAGGAGTACCTGGTCTTGGTGAAGGATTGCGATCTGCTGGAGGCCTTTGAAACGGACCTGCGGTTGGCGACGCAGATGCGTGGGCTGGCGCGAATTTACGGAGCACTCGCCCACGAGCTGAAGGCGCCCCTGGGGGCGATGGCGCTCAACATCGAACTGCTCAACGACGCGCTCAAACTCGACGACGGAACCGAACGCGATCTTGCCGAACGGCGCCGGCGTTATGCGACGGTGCTGCAAAGCGAACTGGCCCGCTTGAATCGCTCGCTCATTGCCGTGCTGGATCAGACAACCTCGCTCGGCGAGGCCCAGGAGCGATTTGATTTGCGCGATTTGATTCGGGATGTCGAAGCGCTCTTGACACCGCAAGCGAAGCATCAACGAATTACACTCGCAGTCGAGCTGCCCGATACCGAGTTCGCTCTCACCGGTCACCGTGACCGCTTGAAGCAAGCGCTGCTCAACATCGCGACGAACGCTTTTGAGGCGATGCCGGAAGGCGGCCGGCTAGAAATGACTCTGGCTGCACAGAACGGCCGGGCCACCATCGCGGTGCGCGACACCGGGCCGGGCATCCAGCCGGAGGTTTTGGCGACCATGTACACCATGTACGTCACTACCAAGAGAGGGGGAACCGGGATCGGGCTCTATGTCGCGCGCTCGGTGGTAGAGGCGCACGGCGGCGAGATTCGCGTCGATAGTCAGCTCAGTCAGGGGACGTGCTTCTCCATTTGCCTACCGCTCTCAGCGGTGGAGGTGTAG
- a CDS encoding sigma-54-dependent Fis family transcriptional regulator, with protein sequence MPHALVVDDDANFLLPLAELVEREGFTTSVASSLKDARALLRTKPPDLVLLDLFLPDGSGIDLLQEIDPSSTTEVILTTAHASVDTAVEALRKGASDYLTKPLDMARLRTVLGGVLRAHALREEVGTLRAELRKLGHFGSLVGASLPMQKVYDLISRVAPTDATVLVTGESGTGKELVAETLHALSRRRKGLFLPVNCGAISPTLIESELFGHERGSFTGADRTHKGYFERAAGGTVFLDEITEMPIELQVKLLRVLESGAVMRLGGERPLPVDVRVVAATNRVAEDAVAQGKLREDLLYRLKVFPLQLPPLRERGDDVELLAENFLALLNKAEGTTKKFTRDAMQQLRAHSWPGNVRELKNSVHHIFILADTDIGVDSLPPNLSGATEPTAASLHIKVGLPLAEVDRRLILATLNECQGDKRRAAEMLGISLKTLYNRLNLYRAP encoded by the coding sequence ATGCCACACGCCCTCGTAGTCGACGACGACGCAAATTTCCTGCTCCCGCTTGCCGAACTGGTGGAGCGAGAGGGGTTCACCACGAGCGTCGCCAGCTCGCTCAAGGATGCGCGGGCGCTGTTGCGTACCAAGCCGCCCGATCTGGTGCTGCTGGATCTGTTTCTGCCCGACGGCAGCGGCATCGACCTGCTGCAAGAAATCGATCCGAGCAGTACCACCGAAGTGATCCTCACGACCGCGCACGCCAGTGTCGACACCGCGGTCGAGGCGCTGCGCAAGGGCGCCTCCGACTACCTTACCAAACCGCTCGACATGGCGCGCCTGCGAACCGTGCTCGGCGGCGTGCTGCGCGCTCACGCGCTGCGCGAAGAAGTGGGCACCTTGCGTGCCGAGCTCCGCAAGCTTGGCCATTTTGGCTCGCTGGTCGGCGCATCGCTGCCGATGCAGAAAGTCTACGATCTCATCAGTCGCGTCGCGCCGACTGATGCTACCGTACTGGTGACCGGCGAGAGCGGCACCGGCAAGGAGTTGGTCGCCGAGACCCTGCACGCGCTCAGCCGGCGGCGCAAGGGACTCTTCTTGCCGGTCAATTGTGGCGCCATCTCACCGACGTTGATCGAGAGCGAGCTCTTCGGCCACGAGCGGGGCAGCTTCACCGGCGCCGACCGGACCCACAAAGGATACTTCGAACGCGCCGCCGGCGGCACAGTGTTCCTCGACGAGATCACCGAGATGCCGATCGAGCTGCAGGTGAAGCTGTTGCGCGTGCTCGAATCCGGCGCGGTGATGCGACTGGGTGGCGAACGGCCGCTGCCCGTCGATGTCCGAGTGGTTGCCGCCACCAATCGCGTCGCTGAGGATGCAGTGGCGCAAGGGAAGCTCCGCGAAGATCTCCTCTACCGTCTCAAGGTGTTTCCGCTGCAACTACCGCCGCTGCGGGAGCGAGGCGATGACGTCGAGCTACTCGCGGAGAATTTTCTCGCCTTGCTGAATAAGGCGGAGGGGACAACCAAAAAGTTCACGCGCGATGCGATGCAGCAGCTCCGTGCACACAGCTGGCCCGGTAACGTGCGCGAGCTGAAGAACTCGGTCCATCATATCTTCATCTTGGCCGACACGGACATTGGCGTAGACAGCCTGCCGCCGAACCTCAGCGGGGCGACTGAGCCGACCGCAGCGAGCCTGCACATCAAGGTTGGCCTGCCGTTGGCCGAGGTTGACCGGCGGCTCATCCTGGCGACACTGAACGAGTGTCAGGGTGACAAGCGGCGGGCCGCCGAGATGCTGGGCATCAGCTTGAAGACGCTCTACAATCGACTCAATCTCTATCGGGCGCCGTAG
- a CDS encoding DUF4258 domain-containing protein — MNALERMRQAVADQRYRISVHAIDEMSDDRLESADVERVILGGRISKVFTRDPRGTRYEVAGETTDRRRACVVCRFLASDVLLVITAYAVEE; from the coding sequence ATGAACGCACTGGAGCGGATGCGGCAGGCAGTCGCCGACCAGCGCTACCGCATCAGCGTTCATGCGATCGATGAAATGTCGGACGATCGTCTGGAGTCCGCCGATGTGGAACGGGTCATTCTCGGCGGACGAATCAGCAAAGTGTTCACGCGCGACCCACGCGGCACTCGTTACGAAGTGGCAGGCGAGACCACTGACAGGCGGCGTGCGTGCGTGGTGTGCCGATTTCTAGCCTCCGACGTGCTATTGGTGATTACGGCGTATGCAGTCGAGGAGTAA
- a CDS encoding sodium:proton antiporter, which yields MLLGIALLPLIVPHIWEHPAAPIVLVIGCSAPVVLLAPGAHERALLLHGIEEYIAFMALISALYVTAGGIHISGNPRGTPWVNVSFLAIGAVAASVIGTTGASMLLIRPLLDANQERRIKTHIVIFFILIVSNSGGLLTPLGDPPLYLGYLNGVPFTFTFTLWPAWLLAVGFLLVAFWLWDQRQYAREAPEDLALDAAQETAISVSGKINLLVAAGIVVCSAVGIPSPWRELAYAGLIGLSLAFTAKDVRDANTFHYGPLKEVAILFLGIFITMVPALHTLEQIAPRLPVDSPIGLFLMSGALSSVLDNAPTYLLFASLAAAHSGHAADLGALALHAPMLLAAVSIGSVFMGANTYIGNGPNLLVKAVAEGAGIAKVEMPSFLVYAALATAILTPVYISVAWLLFS from the coding sequence ATGTTGCTCGGCATCGCGCTCTTGCCGCTCATCGTGCCGCACATCTGGGAACACCCGGCCGCGCCGATCGTGTTGGTGATCGGCTGTTCTGCTCCGGTGGTCCTGCTCGCGCCCGGTGCGCACGAACGCGCGCTGCTGCTGCACGGGATCGAAGAATACATCGCGTTCATGGCGCTGATCTCGGCATTGTACGTGACCGCCGGTGGAATTCACATTTCGGGTAACCCGCGCGGGACGCCGTGGGTCAACGTCAGCTTCCTCGCCATCGGCGCGGTGGCGGCCAGTGTCATCGGCACCACCGGCGCCTCGATGCTCCTGATCCGACCCCTGCTCGATGCCAATCAGGAGCGGCGCATCAAGACGCACATCGTGATCTTCTTCATTTTGATCGTGTCGAATTCCGGCGGGTTGCTGACGCCGCTGGGCGATCCGCCGCTGTACTTGGGGTACCTCAATGGCGTGCCGTTTACGTTCACCTTCACGCTGTGGCCGGCGTGGCTGCTCGCGGTCGGATTCCTGCTCGTGGCGTTCTGGTTGTGGGATCAGCGACAGTACGCACGGGAAGCACCCGAGGATCTCGCGCTCGATGCGGCGCAAGAAACCGCCATCAGCGTGAGTGGGAAGATCAACCTGCTGGTCGCCGCGGGGATCGTCGTCTGCTCGGCCGTGGGGATACCCAGCCCGTGGCGCGAGCTAGCCTACGCTGGCCTTATCGGGCTGTCGCTGGCGTTCACCGCGAAGGATGTCCGCGACGCCAACACCTTCCACTACGGACCGCTCAAGGAAGTCGCGATCCTCTTCCTCGGCATCTTCATCACCATGGTGCCGGCGTTGCACACGCTCGAACAGATCGCGCCACGGCTACCGGTCGACAGTCCGATCGGTCTCTTTCTCATGAGCGGTGCACTCTCCAGCGTACTCGACAACGCGCCGACGTACCTCCTGTTCGCCAGTCTCGCCGCCGCGCACTCGGGCCACGCGGCCGACCTCGGCGCACTCGCGCTGCATGCGCCGATGCTGTTGGCCGCCGTCAGTATTGGTTCGGTGTTCATGGGCGCCAACACGTATATCGGTAACGGACCCAATCTGCTGGTCAAAGCCGTCGCCGAGGGCGCCGGCATCGCCAAGGTCGAGATGCCCAGCTTCTTGGTCTACGCGGCGTTGGCGACCGCGATTCTGACCCCGGTGTATATCAGCGTCGCGTGGTTGTTGTTCTCGTAA
- the ilvD gene encoding dihydroxy-acid dehydratase, translating to MNFYRSRITTHGRNMAGARALWRATGMTDADFDKPIIAIANSFTQFVPGHVHLHDVGQRVKKAIDAAGGVGVEFNTIAVDDGIAMGHGGMLYSLPSRDLIADSVEYMVQAHVADALLCISNCDKITPGMLMAAMRLNIPTIFVSGGPMEAGTSAGTHDAQGKPLPQKIDLIDAMVAAGDDAISDAALLELERSACPTCGSCSGMFTANSMNCLNEALGLALPGNGTIVATHAARWQLFADAARQIVALAKRYYVDNDQRVLPRSIATFEAFENAMTLDIAMGGSTNTVLHLLAIAHEAGVKFTMADIDRLSHRVPNVCKVAPSSSYHVEDVNRAGGIFTILGALDRGGLLHREVGTVHTPTMGAAIDANDVRRPTTNEAARRRSLAAPGGVRTIVAFSQDKYYSELDSDARAGCIREVEHAYSQDGGLAVLHGNLAEDGCIVKTAGVDKSIWNFEGPARIFHSQDDACAAILGDKIKPGDVVLIRYEGPKGGPGMQEMLYPTSYIKSKNLGKVCALITDGRFSGGTSGLSIGHVSPEAAEGGAIALVEEGDRIRFDIPNRRVDVLVDAAELKRRRLDMLARGEQAWKPVGRNRPVSQALQAYALLTTSASRGAVRDVTQVRS from the coding sequence ATGAACTTCTATCGCAGCCGCATCACGACCCATGGCCGCAACATGGCCGGTGCGCGCGCGCTGTGGCGCGCCACCGGGATGACCGACGCGGACTTCGACAAGCCGATCATCGCCATCGCCAATAGCTTCACCCAGTTCGTGCCCGGGCACGTGCATCTGCACGATGTCGGACAACGGGTGAAGAAGGCGATCGATGCCGCCGGTGGCGTCGGCGTCGAGTTCAACACCATCGCTGTCGACGACGGCATCGCGATGGGACACGGTGGCATGCTGTACTCGCTGCCGAGCCGCGACCTGATTGCCGACAGCGTCGAGTACATGGTGCAGGCCCACGTCGCCGACGCGCTGCTGTGTATCTCCAACTGCGATAAGATCACTCCCGGCATGTTGATGGCCGCGATGCGGCTCAACATCCCTACCATCTTCGTGTCCGGTGGCCCGATGGAAGCTGGTACCTCCGCGGGCACGCACGATGCGCAGGGGAAGCCGCTGCCACAGAAGATTGATCTGATCGACGCGATGGTCGCGGCGGGCGATGACGCCATTAGCGACGCGGCCCTGCTCGAATTGGAACGCTCGGCGTGTCCGACCTGCGGGTCGTGCTCCGGTATGTTCACCGCCAACAGCATGAACTGTCTCAACGAGGCACTCGGCCTAGCGTTGCCCGGCAACGGAACGATCGTGGCGACGCACGCCGCGCGCTGGCAGTTGTTCGCCGACGCGGCGCGGCAGATCGTCGCGCTCGCCAAGCGCTACTACGTCGACAACGATCAGCGTGTGCTGCCGCGCAGCATTGCGACGTTCGAGGCTTTCGAGAACGCGATGACGCTCGACATCGCGATGGGCGGCTCGACCAACACCGTTCTTCACTTGCTGGCCATCGCGCACGAGGCTGGCGTGAAGTTCACGATGGCCGACATCGATCGTCTTTCTCATCGCGTGCCGAACGTTTGCAAAGTCGCGCCGTCGTCCTCGTACCACGTGGAGGATGTCAACCGCGCGGGCGGGATCTTTACGATTCTTGGCGCGCTCGATCGGGGAGGCTTGCTCCATCGCGAGGTCGGCACAGTCCACACACCGACGATGGGCGCCGCGATTGATGCAAACGATGTCCGGCGGCCGACGACGAACGAGGCCGCGCGCCGGCGCAGTCTGGCGGCACCGGGTGGCGTGCGGACAATCGTCGCGTTCTCGCAAGACAAGTACTACTCGGAACTCGATAGCGATGCGCGCGCGGGCTGCATTCGCGAGGTCGAGCATGCATACAGCCAGGACGGCGGCCTCGCGGTGCTGCACGGCAACCTGGCCGAAGACGGGTGTATCGTGAAGACCGCCGGCGTCGACAAATCGATTTGGAACTTCGAAGGTCCGGCGCGCATCTTCCACTCGCAGGATGATGCCTGCGCCGCGATCCTGGGCGACAAGATCAAGCCGGGCGACGTGGTGCTGATCCGTTACGAAGGGCCGAAGGGCGGGCCGGGCATGCAGGAAATGCTCTACCCGACCTCGTACATCAAATCGAAGAACCTGGGTAAAGTCTGCGCATTGATCACCGACGGCCGGTTCAGCGGCGGCACCTCGGGGCTCAGCATCGGGCATGTGTCGCCCGAAGCCGCCGAGGGCGGCGCGATCGCGTTGGTGGAAGAGGGCGACCGCATCCGCTTCGACATTCCGAACCGACGCGTCGACGTGCTCGTTGATGCCGCCGAACTCAAACGTCGGCGGCTCGACATGCTGGCGCGTGGCGAGCAAGCGTGGAAGCCGGTCGGCCGCAATCGCCCGGTGTCGCAGGCGCTACAAGCCTACGCACTCCTCACCACCAGCGCCTCGCGCGGCGCAGTGAGGGATGTCACCCAGGTGCGGAGTTAG
- a CDS encoding superoxide dismutase, whose translation MTRHTLPPLSYGYGALEPWIDEQTMRIHHGQHHAQLVNTLNDTESRLEAARDNGDLLLVQLLCERAAMLTSAHQLHRLYWSIMGPDQSGQPSDELADQLSEDFGSFAAFKWQFSAAAMNLEPGGWVVLVWQLANRRLAILTAEDHLLARDWESAAVLALDAWEHAYYLKYEHRRAEYVHNWWNTVNWRRVSEHFAAASSSRPLTRPAGARQRNHHTAQTAAAAESSDSADRDVVRAGVRHAC comes from the coding sequence ATGACGCGACACACATTGCCACCGCTCTCGTATGGCTACGGTGCACTGGAGCCGTGGATCGACGAACAGACGATGCGCATCCACCACGGCCAGCATCACGCACAACTGGTCAATACACTCAACGACACCGAAAGCCGTCTGGAAGCGGCGCGCGACAACGGCGACCTGTTACTCGTACAGCTACTCTGCGAGCGCGCGGCGATGCTCACGTCGGCGCATCAACTGCACCGCCTCTATTGGAGCATTATGGGGCCAGATCAGAGTGGCCAGCCATCCGATGAGCTGGCGGACCAACTCAGCGAGGACTTTGGTTCGTTTGCCGCGTTCAAATGGCAGTTCTCGGCCGCCGCGATGAACCTGGAGCCGGGCGGCTGGGTTGTGCTGGTCTGGCAACTAGCGAATCGACGACTCGCGATTCTGACTGCCGAGGACCATCTGCTGGCGAGAGACTGGGAGTCGGCGGCCGTGCTGGCACTCGACGCATGGGAGCATGCTTACTATCTCAAGTACGAGCATCGTCGAGCCGAGTACGTTCACAACTGGTGGAATACCGTAAACTGGCGTCGGGTTTCGGAGCACTTCGCGGCCGCCTCTTCCTCTCGACCACTAACCCGGCCGGCCGGTGCACGACAAAGGAACCATCACACCGCGCAGACAGCTGCGGCAGCGGAGAGTTCGGATTCCGCTGATCGCGACGTCGTTCGCGCCGGCGTCCGACACGCTTGTTGA
- a CDS encoding YgiT-type zinc finger protein: MSKNGPQERCEFCDGMLDKQTVRARFAFKGQTVYVDHVPAWVCTHCGEQYYDAPVFKRLEVIARQAHRIKKKVTFPLADYDAARA, from the coding sequence ATGAGCAAGAACGGGCCACAAGAGCGATGTGAGTTTTGCGACGGGATGCTCGACAAGCAGACCGTCAGGGCGCGGTTCGCATTCAAGGGCCAGACGGTTTACGTCGACCATGTTCCCGCTTGGGTGTGCACGCACTGCGGCGAGCAGTACTATGACGCGCCAGTCTTCAAGCGACTCGAAGTAATCGCCAGGCAAGCCCATCGAATCAAAAAGAAGGTGACGTTTCCTCTCGCAGACTACGACGCCGCTCGGGCCTGA
- a CDS encoding NAD(P)/FAD-dependent oxidoreductase: MATPTAQHVVIIGGGFGGLYAAQALKRTPVDITLIDRRNFHLFQPLLYQVATGALSPGDIASPLRAVLKRQARTRVLLAEVVDIDVANRCVQLRDEDEMVRYDTLIVAAGASHHYFGNEQWAAHAPGLKTIEDAIGIRHRILLAFEAAEREPDLAQRRAWLTFAIIGAGPTGVELAGALAEIARHTLKRDFRTINPADAQIMLIEHVERVLPPYPPVLSAKAAAVLERIGVQVRTRTRVTAIDADGIEVESESRRERIATRTVLWAAGVQASPLGRLLADRAAAQLDRVGRVIVQPDCTVANHPEIFVIGDLAHHALGGDPPLPGVAPVAMQQGRYVANLIAARLRGDTFSAFRYADRGSMAVIGRAAAVASIAGLQFNGALAWFTWLFVHLMYLVEFDNRLLVLVQWAWNYLTWNRGARLITGEGPAPREVLPPPKPHE, from the coding sequence ATGGCGACACCGACGGCGCAGCACGTGGTGATCATCGGTGGGGGTTTTGGCGGCCTCTATGCGGCGCAGGCGCTCAAACGGACGCCCGTGGACATCACGCTGATCGATCGCCGCAACTTTCATCTCTTTCAGCCCCTCCTCTACCAAGTCGCCACCGGCGCGCTGTCGCCCGGCGACATCGCCTCGCCGTTGCGGGCGGTGTTGAAACGACAGGCGCGCACGCGCGTGCTGCTCGCCGAAGTCGTCGACATTGATGTCGCCAATCGCTGCGTGCAGTTGCGCGATGAGGATGAGATGGTCCGCTACGATACGTTGATCGTCGCGGCCGGGGCCAGTCACCACTACTTTGGCAACGAGCAGTGGGCCGCGCACGCGCCGGGATTGAAGACCATCGAGGACGCGATCGGCATCCGTCACCGCATCTTGCTGGCCTTCGAAGCCGCCGAGCGCGAACCCGATCTGGCGCAGCGGCGTGCGTGGCTGACCTTCGCGATAATCGGCGCCGGGCCGACCGGTGTCGAGCTGGCGGGTGCGCTGGCCGAAATTGCCCGCCATACACTCAAGCGCGATTTCCGCACGATCAATCCCGCCGACGCGCAGATCATGCTGATCGAGCACGTCGAGCGGGTGCTTCCGCCGTACCCGCCGGTGCTGTCAGCGAAGGCCGCCGCGGTGCTGGAGCGCATTGGCGTGCAGGTGCGCACGCGCACGCGGGTCACGGCGATTGACGCCGATGGAATCGAGGTCGAGAGCGAGAGTCGCCGTGAACGCATCGCGACGCGCACCGTGCTGTGGGCCGCCGGCGTGCAAGCGTCGCCGCTCGGTCGTCTGTTGGCGGACCGCGCCGCAGCGCAGCTCGATCGGGTCGGGCGCGTGATCGTGCAGCCGGACTGCACCGTTGCCAATCATCCGGAGATCTTCGTGATCGGGGATCTCGCTCACCATGCGCTCGGCGGCGATCCGCCGCTGCCGGGTGTGGCGCCGGTGGCGATGCAGCAGGGGCGATACGTCGCCAACCTCATCGCCGCTCGATTGCGAGGCGACACGTTCTCGGCGTTCCGGTACGCCGACCGCGGCAGCATGGCGGTGATCGGACGTGCCGCGGCGGTCGCCAGCATCGCCGGCCTGCAATTCAACGGTGCGCTGGCCTGGTTCACGTGGCTGTTCGTTCACCTGATGTATCTGGTCGAGTTCGACAACCGACTGCTGGTGCTAGTGCAATGGGCGTGGAACTATCTCACCTGGAACCGCGGCGCGCGGCTGATCACCGGCGAGGGTCCAGCGCCGAGGGAAGTGTTACCACCGCCGAAGCCCCACGAGTAA